In Macadamia integrifolia cultivar HAES 741 chromosome 12, SCU_Mint_v3, whole genome shotgun sequence, the following are encoded in one genomic region:
- the LOC122057030 gene encoding uncharacterized protein LOC122057030 yields the protein MAPTTVIFSPVKKILVRILLFGVAILLLRFAYVVTVTGGSCNSGDFCFFSVPEIPNIAGGILRNNPSAIVVDALGSASSPALRDLWTSKEWRKAVDFYSSVFQDLIAEGYLSPNSKALCIETPFGQDVFSLKEIGVHDAVGISKKKFTPLVVSGQAVRQPFKDNTFDFEFSGVGVLESSVRPHEFASEVARTLKPEGFLVVHTASANDMYSFNSFLALFNCCRLVRSRDIGGVDSSSPSVREIVLKKETEILGHGEKMSDGGSIDKCSVPRYKLELIRKAEPLITEEPLKPWITLKKNIKNIKYVPSMADISFKPRYVYIDVGARSYGSSIGSWFKKQYPKQNKTFEIYAIEADKTFHEEYRKKKGINLLPYAAWVRNETLFFEINRDPGEKAKAKGRGMGRIQPVQSSTNFVGDVDKIRGFDFASWLKNTVSKSDFVVMKMDIEGTEFDLIPRLFETGAICLIDEIFLECHYNRWQRCCPGERSPKYEKTYDQCLELFSSLRESGVLVHQWW from the coding sequence ATGGCGCCTACGACGGTGATATTCAGCCCAGTGAAAAAAATACTGGTTAGAATTCTTTTGTTTGGCGTTGCTATTCTCCTTCTTCGATTTGCTTACGTTGTTACGGTTACGGGTGGATCTTGCAATTCCGGCGATTTCTGTTTCTTCTCTGTTCCTGAAATTCCAAACATTGCCGGTGGAATCCTGCGAAACAACCCCTCTGCCATAGTTGTTGATGCCTTGGGATCTGCTTCCAGCCCTGCTCTTCGCGATCTCTGGACCAGCAAAGAGTGGCGCAAGGCCGTCGATTTCTATTCTTCTGTGTTTCAAGATCTGATTGCTGAAGGCTACCTCTCACCCAATTCTAAAGCCTTATGCATCGAAACCCCATTTGGACAAGACGTATTCTCTCTGAAGGAGATCGGTGTTCACGACGCCGTTGGAATTTCCAAGAAGAAGTTTACTCCGCTGGTGGTTTCCGGTCAGGCCGTGCGTCAGCCATTCAAGGACAATACTTTCGATTTCGAATTTTCAGGGGTGGGTGTGCTTGAGAGCTCGGTCCGTCCTCATGAGTTCGCTTCCGAGGTTGCTAGGACGCTTAAGCCCGAAGGGTTTTTGGTCGTCCACACAGCTTCGGCTAACGATATGTATAGTTTCAATTCTTTTCTTGCTTTGTTCAATTGCTGTAGATTGGTTCGTTCTCGTGATATTGGCGGCGTAGATTCTTCGTCGCCGTCCGTTCGGGAGATTGTCCTGAAGAAAGAGACTGAGATTCTTGGCCATGGGGAGAAAATGTCCGACGGCGGTTCGATTGATAAGTGTTCTGTTCCGAGGTATAAGCTGGAACTGATCAGGAAAGCAGAGCCTCTGATAACAGAAGAGCCGTTGAAGCCGTGGATTACATTGAAGAAGAACATTAAGAACATCAAGTACGTCCCATCCATGGCAGATATAAGCTTCAAGCCGAGGTATGTGTACATTGATGTTGGTGCTCGGAGCTATGGTTCGAGCATTGGGAGCTGGTTCAAGAAGCAAtatccaaaacaaaacaaaactttcGAAATCTATGCCATTGAAGCTGATAAAACTTTCCATGAAGAGTAccggaagaagaaagggatcaACCTCTTGCCTTACGCAGCTTGGGTGCGAAACGAGACATTATTTTTCGAAATTAATCGAGACCCAGGGGAGAAAGCTAAAGCCAAAGGCCGAGGAATGGGTCGGATTCAACCTGTTCAATCATCAACCAATTTCGTCGGCGATGTGGACAAGATCAGGGGATTCGACTTTGCCAGTTGGTTGAAGAACACAGTCTCGAAGAGCGATTTTGTGGTGATGAAGATGGATATCGAAGGAACAGAGTTTGATTTGATTCCAAGATTGTTTGAGACCGGAGCCATTTGTTTGATTGATGAGATCTTCCTTGAATGTCACTACAATAGATGGCAGAGATGTTGCCCAGGTGAGAGGTCGCCCAAATATGAAAAAACTTATGATCAATGCTTGGAGCTGTTTTCATCACTTAGAGAAAGCGGAGTTCTTGTTCATCAATGGTGGTGA
- the LOC122057703 gene encoding probable protein phosphatase 2C 73, with protein MGACCSTKKEKKEGLMDDEEERENFNLEEENDTLEGDHGSRVRLRGPSQYTSMFTERGRKGVNQDTMTIWEGFGGEEGQVFCGVFDGHGPSGHKVALQIRDILPAKLSLELNQSNQNGGDQASIPSPNNDIYNAETDYIVDTVNKDDAFHHTFSLWKAGFLKAFQDTDKELSLDSNIDSFYSGTTAVTILRQGEHLMIANLGDSRAVLCSRDNRNHPFPVQLSVDLKPSIPSEAERIRSRKGRVMAMEKEPNVSRVWMPEENCPGLAMARAFGDFCLKDYGLISVPQVSYKKLTSRDEFVVLATDGVWDVLSNREVVKIVASASAKKRSIAAKVLVDHAIHAWRTKYPKSRIDDCAVICLFLKPQSSTSNFSQDVVKEGVTPRALTQSRTVKTTDQSCGFSEVSEPGMSPASTNWSAVEGFSSLITAVNLPRSASDAMTGRKILSMEEEAEKPK; from the exons atgggggCTTGTTGCAGtacgaagaaggaaaaaaaggaaggacttatggatgatgaagaagaaagagaaaattttaatcTTGAAGAGGAAAATGATACACTTGAAGGAGATCATGGGTCTCGTGTCAGGTTACGAGGTCCTTCTCAATACACATCCATGTTCactgaaagaggaagaaaaggggttAATCAAGACACCATGACCATATGGGAG GGATTCGGTGGTGAGGAAGGTCAGGTCTTCTGTGGTGTGTTTGATGGGCATGGTCCTTCGGGTCATAAGGTTGCACTCCAAATACGGGATATTTTACCGGCGAAGCTATCTTTGGAATTGAATCAATCTAACCAAAATGGTGGGGATCAAGCATCAATTCCTTCACCTAATAATGATATTTATAATGCTGAAACTGATTACATTGTTGATACCGTTAACAAAGATGATGCTTTCCATCATACCTTTTCTTTATGGAAGGCCGGTTTTCTTAAGGCCTTCCAAGATACCGATAAAGAACTCAGCTTGGATTCCAACATTGATTCCTTCTACAGTGGCACCACTGCTGTTACCATCCTTAGACAG GGGGAACACTTGATGATAGCCAATTTGGGGGATTCTCGTGCGGTTCTTTGCTCAAGAGACAACAGAAACCATCCCTTTCCTGTCCAACTTTCAGTGGACTTAAAACCAAGTATTCCAA GTGAAGCTGAAAGGATTAGGAGCCGAAAAGGAAGAGTTATGGCCATGGAAAAAGAACCAAACGTGAGTAGAGTGTGGATGCCGGAGGAAAATTGTCCAGGCCTAGCAATGGCGAGGGCTTTCGGGGATTTCTGCCTGAAAGACTATGGACTCATTTCTGTCCCACAAGTTTCTTATAAGAAACTAACAAGCAGAGATGAATTTGTGGTCCTAGCAACTGATGGG gtATGGGATGTGCTATCAAACAGAGAAGTTGTAAAGATTGTTGCCTCAGCCTCAGCTAAGAAACGTTCCATTGCAGCAAAAGTGTTAGTGGATCATGCTATTCATGCCTGGAGAACCAAATACCCTAAATCCAGAATTGATGATTGTGCAGTAATTTGCCTATTCCTGAAGCCTCAATCttcaacttctaatttcagCCAAGATGTTGTCAAGGAAGGCGTGACTCCACGGGCACTTACGCAATCTCGAACAGTTAAAACAACAGATCAAAGTTGCGGATTCTCTGAAGTTTCTGAACCAGGAATGTCACCTGCATCCACAAATTGGAGTGCTGTTGAAGGCTTCAGTAGCCTCATTACTGCAGTAAATCTTCCTAGATCAGCTAGTGATGCTATGACTGGGAGGAAGATCCTATCTATGGAAGAGGAGGCAGAGAAACCCAAATAG